In Acidimicrobiales bacterium, a single window of DNA contains:
- a CDS encoding Hsp20/alpha crystallin family protein, with protein MALVKREHLELPELWRRFFDPEADGSWLRVEEFVDGDALVVRTELPGIDPDKDVEITISDGMLHIRARREEKSEHKARDGYRSEFRYGSFVRTMSLPAGTKEDDVKATYGDGILEIRVPVGEEAKTASTRVPVVRR; from the coding sequence ATGGCACTCGTGAAGCGTGAGCACTTGGAGCTCCCGGAGCTCTGGCGGCGGTTCTTCGACCCCGAAGCCGACGGCTCGTGGTTGCGGGTCGAGGAGTTCGTCGACGGTGACGCCCTCGTCGTCCGGACGGAGCTGCCCGGCATCGATCCCGACAAGGACGTGGAGATCACGATCTCCGACGGGATGCTGCACATCCGTGCCCGGCGCGAGGAGAAGTCCGAGCACAAGGCCAGGGACGGCTACCGGTCGGAGTTCCGGTACGGGTCGTTCGTCCGCACGATGTCGCTCCCCGCGGGGACCAAGGAGGACGACGTCAAGGCGACCTATGGCGACGGGATCCTCGAGATCCGCGTCCCCGTGGGCGAAGAGGCCAAGACGGCGTCGACCCGGGTCCCCGTTGTCAGGCGCTGA
- a CDS encoding beta-phosphoglucomutase family hydrolase produces MDAWLFDLDGVLTDTARVHAAAWKETFDEVLARRGAGLAVAVEPFDLVGDYQRFVDGKPRYDGVRDFLASRGIELPEGSPSDPPASETVCGVGNRKNEFVLHRLGAGAVAAFPGSVTFVEAVRRTGVPTAVVSASENCMAVLRSAGITGLFDVVVDGRVAAGHHLAGKPAPDTFLWAAGALGVPAARAAVVEDALAGVQAGQAGEFGLVVGVARSVSPAQLVAAGADIVVADLAELLGRVGRVDARRAGATATGPAHK; encoded by the coding sequence GTGGACGCGTGGTTGTTCGACCTCGACGGCGTGCTGACCGACACTGCCCGCGTGCATGCCGCGGCGTGGAAGGAGACCTTCGACGAGGTGTTGGCCCGCCGTGGCGCGGGGCTCGCCGTCGCGGTCGAGCCCTTCGACCTCGTCGGTGACTACCAGCGCTTCGTCGACGGGAAGCCACGCTATGACGGTGTGCGCGATTTCCTCGCATCCCGTGGTATCGAGTTGCCCGAGGGCTCGCCGTCCGACCCGCCGGCCAGCGAGACCGTGTGCGGAGTCGGCAACCGCAAGAACGAGTTCGTCCTCCACCGGCTGGGTGCGGGCGCGGTGGCGGCGTTCCCGGGGTCGGTCACCTTCGTCGAGGCGGTGCGGCGCACGGGCGTGCCGACGGCGGTCGTCTCCGCCAGCGAGAACTGCATGGCGGTCCTCCGGTCGGCGGGGATCACGGGCCTCTTCGACGTCGTGGTGGACGGCCGGGTGGCCGCCGGGCACCATCTGGCGGGGAAGCCGGCGCCGGACACGTTCCTGTGGGCCGCCGGTGCCCTCGGCGTGCCCGCGGCCCGTGCCGCCGTTGTGGAGGACGCGCTGGCCGGGGTGCAGGCGGGGCAGGCGGGGGAGTTCGGGCTCGTGGTCGGCGTCGCCCGGAGCGTGAGCCCGGCCCAGCTGGTGGCGGCCGGGGCGGACATCGTCGTCGCGGACCTCGCCGAGCTCCTCGGGCGTGTGGGGCGAGTCGACGCCCGACGGGCCGGTGCCACCGCCACCGGCCCGGCACACAAGTGA
- a CDS encoding universal stress protein — protein sequence MQSAQPPVRAVAADAADDGADWALLAGDLGRVFDLEPVVDVLPDGIAPGRAADQLLARAALVAGPVLVLPSRPARRRPRGAIPAEEGAGAGQRARPASGIRRVLIASDGSDEVAAGARTLRRRLVEAGVQSTVLHVLTEDNRPRMWEGSGHHASVWFDELRRRHGATPEALRVVTGEPAHELRAYAASADLVVMLWRHAVTPGRSSLLRSVLVQGIDIPHLLVPLVCLEALAWRPDVAMVRRSTDP from the coding sequence GTGCAATCCGCACAGCCACCGGTCCGGGCCGTCGCGGCTGACGCCGCCGACGACGGTGCCGACTGGGCCCTCCTCGCGGGCGACCTGGGGCGCGTGTTCGACCTCGAGCCCGTCGTGGACGTCCTCCCGGACGGGATCGCCCCCGGACGGGCCGCCGATCAGCTCCTGGCGCGCGCCGCGCTGGTGGCGGGGCCGGTCCTGGTGCTGCCCTCCAGGCCGGCCCGCCGCCGGCCACGGGGAGCCATCCCCGCCGAGGAAGGAGCCGGGGCCGGGCAGCGCGCTCGTCCGGCGTCGGGCATCCGACGGGTGCTCATCGCGTCGGACGGCAGTGACGAGGTCGCCGCCGGTGCCCGGACCCTGCGTCGACGCCTGGTCGAGGCCGGCGTCCAGTCGACGGTTCTCCACGTGCTGACCGAGGACAACCGTCCGAGGATGTGGGAGGGGTCGGGGCATCACGCGTCGGTGTGGTTCGACGAGCTCCGTCGGCGCCACGGCGCCACCCCTGAGGCTCTCCGGGTGGTGACGGGCGAGCCCGCGCACGAGCTGCGCGCCTACGCCGCCAGCGCCGACCTGGTGGTCATGCTCTGGCGGCACGCCGTGACGCCGGGCCGCTCGTCCCTGTTGCGGTCCGTGCTCGTGCAGGGCATCGACATCCCCCACCTGCTCGTCCCACTCGTGTGCCTGGAGGCGCTGGCGTGGAGACCCGACGTCGCCATGGTGCGTCGCTCCACGGATCCGTGA
- a CDS encoding pyridoxamine 5'-phosphate oxidase family protein, with translation MWVDQRGSEIIPLPECLRLLAMAAKQGAVGRLAVSREQAPLVQPVNFAYRDRRILLRLGRGAMATAATGGLVAFEVDHLDRNGGAAWSVLVRGLAVAVDEADPAAADVAALPLVPSPGDVVLAIRLDVVTGRRFMLHAIPAEAAGGAPDATDPDGVLTRTDPGAAEVRTASPPTTTWTGVRRVPGSIARTPIP, from the coding sequence ATGTGGGTGGACCAGCGTGGATCCGAGATCATTCCCCTGCCGGAGTGCCTGCGACTCCTGGCGATGGCGGCGAAGCAGGGTGCGGTCGGTCGCCTGGCGGTGTCGCGTGAGCAGGCGCCGTTGGTCCAGCCGGTGAACTTCGCGTACCGCGATCGTCGCATCCTCTTGCGCCTGGGGCGCGGTGCCATGGCCACGGCGGCGACCGGCGGGCTCGTGGCGTTCGAGGTGGACCACCTCGACCGCAACGGGGGAGCGGCCTGGAGCGTTCTCGTCCGGGGGCTGGCCGTGGCCGTCGACGAGGCGGACCCGGCTGCGGCGGACGTGGCGGCGTTGCCGCTCGTCCCGAGCCCGGGGGACGTGGTCCTGGCGATCAGGCTCGACGTGGTCACCGGCCGGCGCTTCATGCTGCACGCCATCCCGGCCGAGGCCGCCGGCGGGGCCCCGGATGCCACCGATCCCGACGGTGTGCTCACGCGCACCGACCCGGGTGCGGCCGAGGTGCGGACGGCGTCCCCCCCGACGACGACGTGGACGGGCGTCAGGCGCGTGCCGGGGAGCATCGCCCGCACCCCGATCCCGTGA
- a CDS encoding Flp family type IVb pilin — protein sequence MNIFSLVMRVIDPIRATWNRRDEIGASLVEYALLLALIAVVALVALHFLGGSVANTLNNVGSSINKP from the coding sequence GTGAACATCTTCTCGCTCGTCATGCGCGTGATCGACCCGATCCGTGCGACGTGGAACCGCAGGGACGAGATCGGCGCCAGCCTGGTGGAGTACGCGCTGCTGCTCGCTCTCATCGCCGTGGTGGCGCTCGTGGCGCTGCACTTCCTGGGCGGCTCTGTGGCCAACACCCTGAACAACGTGGGCAGCTCCATCAACAAGCCCTGA
- a CDS encoding FAD/NAD(P)-binding oxidoreductase gives MAQRIVILGGGTGGTLVGNRLRRALDEDAAEIVVVDQDDDHVYQPGLLFVPFGLAHLDEITRPRRHQLHRGIAFRECAVDHVDIDADRVHLSDGTTLDYDVLVVATGSTLVPEETEGLLGPGWMEKVFTFYTPQGASALHEALEWFEGGRLVVGVVDLPIKCPVAPLEFCFLADWYLRERGIRDQVDLRYVTPLDSAFTTPEAARTLGGILEEKGVALVTEFNIGEVDGSGGRLVGYDGREVPFDLAVLVPLHGGAPYVGRSPGLGDALGFVRTEPHTLQSLAKPNVFALGDAADLPASKAGSVTHFEGETLVSNVCRFLAGEPLQASYDGHTNCFIETGFGKALLIDFNYDTEPLSGHYPGDVGLPLLKESRLNHLGKLMFQWFYWHGLLPGRDVPGIGSAMPSAGKHAAPVAR, from the coding sequence GTGGCGCAACGCATCGTGATCCTCGGAGGGGGCACCGGGGGCACCCTGGTCGGCAACCGCCTGCGCCGGGCCCTCGACGAGGACGCCGCCGAGATCGTCGTCGTGGACCAGGACGACGATCACGTATACCAGCCCGGCCTGCTGTTCGTGCCCTTCGGCCTCGCCCACCTGGACGAGATCACCCGGCCCCGCCGGCACCAGCTGCACCGGGGGATCGCCTTTCGTGAGTGCGCCGTCGACCACGTGGACATCGACGCCGATCGGGTGCATCTCAGCGACGGCACCACGCTCGACTACGACGTCCTCGTCGTGGCCACCGGGTCGACCCTGGTGCCGGAGGAGACCGAGGGACTGCTGGGGCCGGGCTGGATGGAGAAGGTCTTCACCTTCTACACGCCGCAGGGAGCCTCCGCCCTCCACGAGGCGCTCGAGTGGTTCGAGGGCGGGCGTCTCGTGGTCGGCGTGGTGGACCTGCCCATCAAATGCCCGGTCGCACCGTTGGAGTTCTGCTTCCTCGCCGACTGGTACCTGCGCGAGCGCGGCATCCGCGACCAGGTCGACCTGCGGTACGTCACGCCGCTCGACAGCGCGTTCACCACGCCCGAGGCCGCCCGCACGCTCGGCGGGATCCTCGAGGAGAAGGGCGTGGCGTTGGTCACGGAATTCAACATCGGCGAGGTCGACGGCTCCGGCGGCCGTCTCGTCGGGTACGACGGCCGCGAGGTCCCTTTCGACCTGGCCGTGCTCGTCCCCCTCCACGGCGGCGCCCCCTACGTGGGCCGCTCGCCCGGCCTGGGGGACGCGCTGGGGTTCGTGCGCACCGAGCCGCACACGCTGCAGTCGCTGGCCAAGCCCAACGTGTTCGCCCTGGGCGACGCCGCCGACCTGCCGGCATCGAAGGCGGGCTCGGTCACCCACTTCGAGGGCGAGACCCTCGTCTCCAACGTCTGCCGCTTCCTGGCGGGCGAACCGCTCCAGGCTTCGTACGACGGCCACACCAACTGCTTCATCGAGACGGGTTTCGGCAAGGCGCTCCTGATCGACTTCAACTACGACACCGAGCCCCTGTCGGGGCACTACCCGGGGGATGTCGGCCTCCCCCTCCTGAAGGAGTCACGGCTCAACCACCTGGGCAAGCTCATGTTCCAGTGGTTCTACTGGCACGGCCTGCTCCCGGGCCGGGACGTCCCGGGGATCGGCTCGGCCATGCCGAGCGCCGGGAAGCACGCCGCACCGGTGGCGCGGTGA
- a CDS encoding glycosyl hydrolase family 65 protein, with the protein MSPGARGAAPRSPSPRRLPDPQGVTATLGPVAQAAHRVLAERPGGDVDPAASPWYLVVPDGPSGMLRVYESLLSLADGVTGTRGSLEEDGPGARPGVFVSGVYERNDGAESLLVVRSWATLAEHIGPLVGERILDLRSGILWRDVEAEDGSILRTARWACLGRPGTTVLVALGTSDVLDVREGSEQFDFRATTGGGVIGIVETMRDDTPERVDRDRETHLVRISSFVSGRRRMPNRTAAAAAHAAACEAGAVALLAEQQAAWAERWAEADIEVVGDEELTQAVRLAVFHTISSVPDRGEAGIGARGLTGAAYAGHVFWDADMFVLPMLAATHPSAARAMLEYRIRRLPAAVDAAAALGRAGARFPWESGHDGSDVTPTSGIDDRGDLVAIRTGRLEEHITADVAWAAWHLATWSGSWRLLEGSGRRLLTETARYWASRVRVDAAGRGHIDGVIGPDEYHEDVDDNAFTNQMAAWNLERAAELVERSGSAGERDEAVRWREVSAALVDGYDPEAGHHVQFVGFDLLEPLRVEDVGPVPVAADLVLGHDRVSRSQIIKQADVLMLHHVIPPVGPPGVLARDMDYYLPRTAHGSSLSPAIHAALLARLGRLDEALAFLDIAQRIDLDDVTGTTAGGLHLATLGGLWQALVMGFAGVRVTGPDDDALVLDPHIPARWEELRLRLRWHGHVVRLRCRNERVHVRCSAPVRIRLGAGPPVVVQPPGGWVEQAGAMSGPSGGPGLSGGPGLSGIPGPGAEDEEVVA; encoded by the coding sequence GTGAGCCCGGGCGCTCGCGGCGCCGCCCCCCGGTCGCCCTCCCCGCGGCGCCTGCCTGACCCCCAGGGCGTCACCGCCACCCTCGGGCCCGTCGCCCAGGCGGCACACCGGGTGCTCGCCGAGCGACCGGGCGGCGACGTCGACCCGGCAGCCTCACCGTGGTACCTGGTCGTGCCGGACGGCCCGAGCGGGATGCTGCGTGTCTACGAGAGCCTGCTGAGCCTGGCCGACGGTGTCACCGGCACCCGCGGCAGCCTCGAGGAGGACGGCCCGGGAGCGCGCCCGGGTGTGTTCGTGTCGGGTGTGTACGAGCGCAACGACGGCGCGGAGTCGCTACTGGTCGTGCGGAGCTGGGCGACCCTGGCCGAGCACATCGGGCCCCTCGTGGGGGAGCGCATCCTCGATCTGCGTTCCGGCATCCTGTGGCGCGACGTCGAGGCCGAGGACGGCTCGATCCTGCGCACGGCGCGGTGGGCCTGCCTGGGCCGTCCGGGGACCACCGTCCTCGTGGCGTTGGGGACGTCCGACGTCCTGGACGTGCGCGAAGGCAGCGAGCAATTCGACTTCCGGGCCACCACCGGGGGTGGCGTCATCGGGATCGTGGAGACGATGCGCGACGACACCCCCGAGCGGGTCGACCGCGACCGCGAGACACACCTGGTCCGCATCTCCTCGTTCGTGTCGGGACGGCGGCGGATGCCGAACCGCACCGCCGCAGCCGCCGCCCACGCCGCGGCCTGCGAAGCCGGAGCGGTGGCCCTCCTCGCCGAACAACAGGCCGCCTGGGCCGAGCGGTGGGCGGAAGCGGACATCGAGGTCGTCGGGGACGAGGAGCTCACCCAGGCCGTCCGGCTGGCCGTCTTCCATACGATCAGCTCGGTGCCTGACCGCGGCGAGGCGGGCATCGGCGCCCGGGGGCTGACGGGCGCGGCGTACGCCGGGCATGTCTTCTGGGACGCGGACATGTTCGTCCTGCCCATGCTGGCGGCCACGCACCCGTCGGCGGCACGCGCCATGCTCGAGTACCGCATCCGCCGCCTGCCGGCGGCCGTCGACGCCGCGGCGGCCCTCGGCCGGGCGGGGGCACGCTTTCCCTGGGAGTCGGGCCACGATGGCAGCGACGTCACGCCGACGAGCGGCATCGACGATCGGGGCGATCTCGTCGCCATCCGCACCGGCCGGCTCGAAGAGCACATCACGGCCGACGTGGCGTGGGCCGCGTGGCACCTGGCCACGTGGTCGGGGAGCTGGCGCTTGCTCGAGGGGAGCGGTCGGCGCCTGCTGACCGAGACGGCCCGGTACTGGGCGAGCCGGGTCCGTGTCGACGCTGCCGGACGTGGGCACATCGACGGGGTGATCGGCCCCGACGAGTACCACGAGGACGTCGACGACAACGCCTTCACCAACCAGATGGCGGCGTGGAACCTCGAGCGGGCAGCCGAGCTCGTCGAGCGAAGCGGCTCGGCCGGCGAGCGCGACGAGGCCGTCCGCTGGCGCGAGGTGTCGGCCGCACTCGTCGACGGGTACGACCCCGAGGCGGGTCACCACGTCCAGTTCGTGGGCTTCGATCTCCTGGAGCCGCTCCGGGTCGAGGACGTCGGGCCGGTTCCCGTGGCCGCCGACCTCGTGCTCGGCCACGATCGCGTGTCGCGCTCGCAGATCATCAAGCAGGCCGACGTGCTGATGCTCCACCATGTCATCCCCCCGGTCGGGCCGCCCGGGGTCCTGGCGCGCGACATGGACTACTACCTCCCCCGCACGGCCCACGGGAGCTCCCTGTCGCCTGCCATCCACGCCGCGCTGCTGGCTCGTCTCGGGCGGCTGGACGAGGCGCTCGCCTTCCTCGACATCGCGCAGCGCATCGACCTCGACGACGTGACCGGCACGACGGCGGGTGGCCTGCACCTCGCCACCCTGGGCGGCCTGTGGCAGGCGTTGGTGATGGGGTTCGCGGGCGTACGGGTCACGGGGCCCGACGACGACGCCCTCGTCCTCGATCCCCACATCCCGGCCCGGTGGGAGGAGCTGCGCCTGCGGCTGCGCTGGCACGGCCACGTGGTGCGGCTCCGCTGTCGCAACGAACGGGTGCACGTCCGGTGCTCGGCACCGGTGCGGATCAGACTGGGGGCGGGCCCGCCCGTGGTGGTGCAGCCACCCGGCGGGTGGGTGGAGCAGGCCGGGGCCATGTCGGGCCCGTCGGGCGGACCGGGCCTGTCGGGCGGACCGGGCCTGTCGGGAATACCGGGCCCGGGTGCCGAGGACGAGGAGGTCGTCGCATGA
- a CDS encoding AAA family ATPase: protein MRPGPTVVETHVSVLVFLDDVVLKYKKPVRFPFLDFGTAEARRAACEAEVEANRRLSPDVYLGVADVVLGDRTLDHAVVMRRLPADRSLAAQAQAHAPDLDVQLARLASVLADFHAKAARSPAIDAGGGADAVAETWRGCLDSLTAYAGPELAPTTVARVEDLALGFLAGRRALFDQRVTAGRVCDGHGDLLATDVFLLDDGPRVLDCVEFDPRLRHVDVIADVAFLAMDLERLGAPAAAATFLRLYEEMAGDLFPPSLVHHYCAQRALVRAEVACIRASQADGAASGAPALLDLALHHLEEGRVVLGVVCGAPGTGKSTVAAAVGERLGWPVLRSDEVRRELVDPGAATAPLAPFGGEGYSPETTERTYLTLLGRARAALGLGQSVVLDATFTDRRWHDAAERLADDTTSALVVVQCTAGLDVTVPRLRARRDSGADVSGADEEVGRALVARARPWPVAVPVDTAHVPVHDSIEAALAAFGRPAPAPPGSGVDGRRTPGAPEGAPAGAPEGAPEGAPEGAPEGARGPR from the coding sequence GTGAGACCGGGCCCGACCGTCGTCGAGACGCACGTCTCGGTCCTGGTGTTCCTCGACGACGTCGTCCTCAAGTACAAGAAGCCGGTCCGATTCCCGTTTCTGGACTTCGGCACCGCCGAGGCCCGTCGCGCCGCCTGCGAGGCCGAGGTCGAAGCCAACCGGCGCCTGAGCCCCGACGTGTACCTGGGCGTCGCAGACGTCGTCCTCGGCGACCGCACGCTCGACCATGCCGTCGTGATGCGCCGCCTGCCCGCGGACCGCAGCCTGGCCGCGCAGGCACAGGCACACGCCCCGGACCTCGACGTCCAGCTGGCACGGCTGGCATCGGTGCTCGCCGACTTCCACGCAAAGGCGGCCCGTTCGCCGGCGATCGACGCCGGTGGCGGCGCCGACGCCGTCGCCGAGACGTGGCGGGGATGCCTGGACAGCCTGACGGCGTACGCGGGGCCCGAGCTGGCGCCGACGACGGTGGCGCGCGTGGAGGACCTCGCCCTGGGCTTTCTGGCGGGGCGCCGGGCGCTGTTCGACCAGCGCGTCACCGCCGGCCGGGTGTGCGACGGCCACGGCGACCTGCTCGCCACCGACGTGTTCCTTCTCGACGACGGGCCGCGCGTCCTCGACTGTGTGGAGTTCGACCCGAGGCTTCGCCACGTCGACGTCATCGCCGACGTCGCCTTCTTGGCCATGGACCTCGAGCGCCTCGGGGCGCCGGCCGCGGCGGCGACGTTCCTGCGCCTCTACGAGGAAATGGCCGGGGACCTCTTCCCGCCGTCGCTCGTCCACCACTATTGCGCCCAGCGCGCCCTGGTGCGCGCCGAGGTGGCGTGCATCCGTGCCTCCCAGGCAGACGGCGCGGCCTCCGGCGCTCCTGCCCTGCTCGACCTGGCGCTCCACCATCTCGAGGAGGGCCGCGTCGTGCTGGGGGTGGTGTGCGGCGCGCCCGGCACCGGGAAGTCCACCGTCGCCGCGGCCGTGGGCGAGCGCCTGGGCTGGCCCGTGCTCCGCTCCGACGAGGTACGGCGCGAGCTCGTCGACCCGGGCGCGGCGACGGCGCCCCTCGCCCCGTTCGGCGGCGAGGGGTACTCGCCCGAGACGACCGAGCGCACCTACCTGACCCTCCTCGGGCGCGCCCGCGCCGCGCTCGGCCTGGGCCAGTCCGTCGTGCTCGACGCCACCTTCACGGACCGGCGCTGGCACGACGCCGCCGAGCGCCTGGCCGACGACACGACCAGTGCGCTCGTCGTCGTGCAGTGCACTGCCGGGCTCGACGTGACCGTGCCCCGGCTCCGGGCCCGCCGGGACTCGGGCGCCGACGTCTCGGGCGCCGACGAGGAGGTGGGGCGCGCCCTGGTTGCCCGGGCCCGACCCTGGCCCGTCGCCGTGCCGGTGGACACCGCGCACGTGCCGGTGCATGACTCGATCGAGGCGGCCCTCGCCGCCTTCGGTCGGCCGGCGCCCGCGCCCCCCGGGTCGGGGGTCGACGGCCGGCGGACACCGGGTGCCCCGGAGGGTGCCCCGGCGGGTGCCCCGGAGGGTGCCCCGGAGGGTGCCCCGGAGGGTGCCCCGGAGGGTGCCCGGGGGCCCAGGTAG
- a CDS encoding carboxymuconolactone decarboxylase family protein encodes MENNVKVIADLREPTRSLRQAAPEAWAGFGALHDAAVAEGVLPGKVKELMALVIAVVKQCDGCIAYHAKAAARLGATEQEVAETLSVALMMDGGTATVYGPRAWAAYREFADIAPLGVAQPVIAGDTATG; translated from the coding sequence ATGGAGAACAACGTCAAGGTCATAGCTGATCTGCGCGAGCCGACACGGTCGTTGCGCCAGGCGGCGCCGGAGGCGTGGGCGGGCTTCGGTGCCCTGCACGACGCTGCGGTCGCCGAGGGGGTGCTGCCGGGCAAGGTGAAGGAACTGATGGCCCTGGTCATCGCCGTGGTCAAGCAATGCGACGGCTGCATCGCCTACCACGCCAAGGCGGCCGCCCGGCTGGGTGCGACCGAGCAGGAGGTCGCCGAGACCCTGTCGGTGGCGCTGATGATGGACGGAGGGACCGCCACCGTGTACGGGCCCCGCGCCTGGGCCGCGTATCGCGAGTTCGCCGACATCGCTCCCCTCGGTGTTGCCCAGCCCGTGATAGCGGGCGACACCGCCACGGGGTGA
- a CDS encoding DUF6390 family protein, translating into MDEPVTAPGPVLFARYAYPPNALGYCGPADPEGLLGAAAAADAAAAVVDVVEVEALADRAAHFTGAWPYLRLIAASNDVLDPLDARVVDAYWVGNALLDRVPPAGLAEVVDAQLELGHGPAAAAAPGTVPAGGHANHSFHVFAVYPWLGLLRSGMEGPPLMVLDRCRIRWGTVEAVDADAATVRSRTLRFSDGRLELGHERVEDVRYRIDGVGFVGDLAPGDSVSMHWDWVCERLSPARRERLQASTERSLGVVNALDA; encoded by the coding sequence ATGGACGAGCCGGTGACAGCGCCCGGGCCTGTGCTGTTCGCCCGCTACGCCTACCCGCCGAACGCTCTCGGCTACTGCGGGCCGGCCGATCCCGAGGGGCTCCTGGGCGCCGCTGCTGCTGCCGACGCCGCCGCCGCTGTCGTCGACGTCGTCGAGGTGGAGGCGCTGGCCGACCGGGCGGCCCACTTCACGGGCGCGTGGCCGTACCTGCGGCTGATCGCGGCGAGCAACGACGTCCTCGACCCGCTCGACGCCCGCGTCGTCGACGCCTACTGGGTGGGCAACGCGCTGCTCGACCGCGTGCCGCCGGCGGGCCTCGCCGAGGTCGTCGACGCTCAGCTCGAGCTGGGGCACGGCCCGGCGGCCGCGGCCGCCCCCGGCACCGTCCCCGCCGGCGGTCACGCCAATCACAGCTTCCACGTCTTCGCGGTGTACCCGTGGCTCGGCCTGCTGCGCTCGGGGATGGAGGGGCCGCCGCTCATGGTGCTCGACCGTTGCCGCATCCGGTGGGGCACCGTCGAGGCCGTCGACGCGGACGCCGCCACGGTGCGAAGCCGGACCCTGCGCTTCTCCGACGGGCGCTTGGAGCTCGGCCACGAGCGGGTGGAGGACGTTCGGTACCGCATCGACGGTGTCGGCTTCGTCGGCGATCTGGCGCCGGGCGACAGCGTCTCGATGCACTGGGACTGGGTGTGCGAACGCCTCAGCCCGGCGCGCCGCGAGCGGCTGCAGGCGTCGACCGAGCGCAGCCTGGGGGTCGTGAACGCGCTCGACGCCTGA
- a CDS encoding Flp family type IVb pilin has translation MNIVSLVMRVIDPIRATWNRRDEVGASLVEYALLLALIAVVALVALHFLGGSVANTLNNVGSSINKP, from the coding sequence GTGAACATCGTCTCGCTCGTCATGCGCGTGATCGACCCGATCCGTGCAACGTGGAACCGCAGGGACGAGGTGGGCGCCAGCCTGGTGGAGTACGCGCTGCTGCTCGCTCTCATCGCAGTGGTGGCGCTCGTGGCGCTGCACTTCCTGGGCGGCTCTGTGGCCAACACCCTGAACAACGTGGGCAGCTCCATCAACAAGCCCTGA
- a CDS encoding TusE/DsrC/DsvC family sulfur relay protein has protein sequence MPTTTAASEATYAGRPVTVNDEGFFEDPSQWTEEMAPEIARAEGIPELTDRHWQVLRFMRAEYAATGAGPTVRVLGKTSGVSVKELYELFPKGPAKTAAKIAGIPKPRGCI, from the coding sequence ATGCCAACCACGACAGCCGCCTCGGAGGCCACCTACGCGGGGCGGCCCGTGACGGTCAACGACGAAGGGTTCTTCGAGGACCCCTCCCAGTGGACCGAGGAGATGGCGCCCGAGATCGCACGGGCCGAGGGCATCCCCGAGCTCACGGACCGGCACTGGCAGGTCCTCCGGTTCATGCGCGCCGAGTACGCCGCCACCGGCGCCGGCCCGACCGTGCGCGTGCTGGGCAAGACGTCGGGCGTCTCGGTGAAGGAGCTCTACGAGCTGTTCCCGAAGGGCCCGGCGAAGACCGCCGCCAAGATCGCCGGCATTCCCAAGCCCCGCGGCTGCATCTGA
- a CDS encoding response regulator transcription factor — MVRVLIADDHTMVREGLRWALEHAGLTVVAEAADGQEAVDLADEHRPDVVLMDLSLPVLSGVAATKRIRGLLPDTAVLVLSMLSDETAVSSALGAGAQGYLVKDCTTAEIVDAVRRVAAGERVLAPSVSDGVPPAFVDNGVPTRQSAPTTTRPLISKREEEVLRLVATGVSIPEAARRLFISVKTVKNHLSSIYQKLDSHDRAQAVLKAMRMGLIKLD; from the coding sequence ATGGTACGAGTACTGATCGCAGACGACCACACCATGGTCCGTGAGGGGCTCCGGTGGGCCCTCGAGCACGCCGGGCTCACCGTCGTGGCCGAGGCCGCCGACGGGCAGGAGGCCGTCGACCTGGCCGACGAGCACCGCCCGGACGTGGTCCTCATGGACCTGTCGCTGCCGGTGCTCTCCGGGGTGGCCGCCACCAAGCGGATCCGGGGACTGCTGCCCGACACCGCGGTGCTGGTGCTCTCGATGCTCTCGGACGAGACCGCGGTCTCGTCCGCACTGGGAGCGGGCGCCCAGGGGTACCTCGTCAAGGACTGCACCACCGCCGAGATCGTCGACGCCGTGCGCCGGGTGGCTGCCGGCGAGCGCGTGCTCGCCCCGTCGGTGTCCGACGGCGTCCCGCCCGCCTTCGTGGACAACGGCGTGCCGACACGCCAGTCGGCGCCGACCACCACACGGCCGCTCATCTCCAAGCGCGAGGAGGAGGTCCTCCGCCTCGTGGCCACCGGGGTCTCCATCCCCGAGGCAGCCCGGCGCCTCTTCATCAGCGTGAAGACGGTGAAGAACCACCTGTCGTCGATCTACCAGAAGCTCGACTCCCACGACCGCGCCCAAGCCGTGCTGAAGGCCATGCGGATGGGGCTGATCAAGCTGGACTGA